The Achromobacter deleyi genome has a window encoding:
- a CDS encoding 4Fe-4S binding protein, translating to MAAALGRATSRIADFLRDHAPLLRKLQWGIVAMYAFLLIVPALLPLPDNTASVFNNLTIVAQFAFWGVWWPFVLISMPILGRAWCGWLCPEGMLTEWASERGQGRAIPKWMRWGGWPFVAFALTTIYGQLVSVYQYPLAVLAVLGGSTVAAMIVGWRYGRSKRVWCKYLCPVNGVFNLLAKLAPWHFKVDEEKWRHPVIRIEPINCAPLVPLRHMKGAGDCHVCGRCSGYRGAIALTPRSPEEEIVHVTEGDPWQTALLCFGLMGIAMGAFLWSASPWYVTAKQWAATWLVERDIMWPLMDNAPWFILTHYPDVNDSFSWLDGAGILMFVVGATICVGGASFLSLWIADRLAPAAPVPGAHATRWGRPGLHKLAQALIPSAGIGVFLGLSATTVNLLKHEGVQAAWATPVRFTLLTLAVLWTLRLFARLLKQRQASVFRKSLAGLVLTAGLAPFCLAWVLFFAIW from the coding sequence ATGGCAGCTGCACTCGGGAGGGCAACCTCCCGTATCGCCGACTTTCTCCGTGACCATGCCCCGCTGTTGCGCAAGCTGCAGTGGGGCATTGTCGCGATGTACGCTTTCCTTTTGATCGTGCCGGCGCTGCTGCCGCTGCCGGACAATACGGCGTCGGTTTTCAACAATCTGACGATCGTGGCGCAGTTCGCGTTCTGGGGCGTGTGGTGGCCGTTCGTGCTGATCTCCATGCCGATCCTGGGCCGCGCCTGGTGTGGCTGGCTCTGCCCCGAAGGCATGCTGACGGAATGGGCAAGCGAGCGCGGGCAGGGCCGCGCGATCCCGAAATGGATGCGCTGGGGCGGCTGGCCCTTCGTTGCGTTTGCGCTGACGACGATTTACGGGCAACTGGTCAGCGTTTATCAGTATCCGCTGGCCGTGCTGGCCGTGCTGGGCGGGTCCACGGTGGCCGCCATGATCGTCGGCTGGCGCTATGGCCGCAGCAAGCGGGTGTGGTGCAAGTACCTGTGCCCGGTCAATGGCGTCTTCAACCTGCTGGCCAAGCTGGCGCCCTGGCACTTCAAGGTCGACGAAGAGAAGTGGCGCCATCCGGTCATCCGCATCGAACCCATCAACTGCGCGCCGCTGGTGCCGTTGCGCCACATGAAGGGCGCGGGGGACTGTCACGTCTGTGGCCGGTGCAGCGGCTATCGCGGCGCGATCGCGCTGACGCCGCGTTCGCCCGAAGAAGAGATCGTGCACGTGACCGAGGGCGATCCCTGGCAGACGGCGCTGTTGTGCTTTGGGCTGATGGGTATCGCCATGGGCGCGTTCCTCTGGAGCGCCAGCCCCTGGTACGTGACCGCCAAGCAATGGGCCGCGACCTGGCTGGTTGAACGCGACATCATGTGGCCGCTGATGGATAACGCGCCCTGGTTCATCCTGACGCATTATCCGGACGTGAACGACAGCTTCTCGTGGCTGGATGGCGCGGGCATCCTGATGTTCGTCGTCGGCGCCACGATCTGCGTCGGCGGCGCAAGCTTCCTGTCGCTGTGGATCGCCGACCGCCTGGCGCCCGCGGCGCCTGTGCCGGGCGCGCACGCCACCCGTTGGGGCCGCCCCGGCCTGCACAAGCTGGCCCAGGCCTTGATTCCCTCGGCCGGCATCGGCGTGTTCCTGGGCCTGTCGGCCACCACGGTCAACCTGCTCAAGCACGAAGGCGTGCAAGCCGCGTGGGCCACGCCCGTGCGCTTCACGCTGTTGACCCTGGCGGTGCTCTGGACGCTGCGCCTGTTTGCCCGCCTGCTCAAGCAACGCCAGGCAAGCGTGTTCAGGAAGAGCCTTGCCGGGCTGGTGCTGACGGCGGGTCTGGCGCCGTTCTGTCTGGCCTGGGTGCTGTTCTTCGCAATCTGGTAG
- a CDS encoding FTR1 family iron permease: protein MEQVLFIVWRESVEALLVVGILYTWLRATPEGKRGLPYLWGGVAAGLGLAVALALVLLGVSSWLSDEGQEWFQAIMSLAACALVVQMVVWMKKHGRTLKGELESGARSSVANDNWWGLLVLVAIAVAREGSETVVFLYGTVSAGEGGSDMMMLALAGVAGFAVALLTFWLLQLGGKLITWRRFFRVTEILLLLLAGSLLVGGLDHLISLDVLPTIVDPVWDSSWLLSDSTGFGKVLADFAGYRALPALISVLLWVAYWIVVWALLRWVGGKPAPVPAARGAS, encoded by the coding sequence ATGGAACAGGTACTTTTCATCGTCTGGCGCGAAAGCGTAGAAGCCCTGCTGGTGGTCGGCATCCTGTATACGTGGCTGCGCGCCACGCCGGAAGGCAAGCGCGGGCTGCCCTACCTGTGGGGCGGCGTCGCGGCGGGACTGGGGCTGGCCGTGGCGCTGGCGCTGGTGCTGCTGGGCGTCTCGTCCTGGCTCAGCGACGAAGGCCAGGAGTGGTTCCAGGCCATCATGTCGCTGGCGGCGTGCGCGCTGGTGGTGCAGATGGTCGTGTGGATGAAGAAGCATGGCCGCACGCTCAAGGGTGAACTCGAGAGCGGCGCGCGGTCTTCGGTCGCCAATGACAACTGGTGGGGCCTGCTGGTGCTGGTGGCCATCGCCGTGGCCCGCGAGGGCAGCGAAACCGTGGTGTTCCTGTACGGCACCGTGTCGGCGGGCGAAGGCGGCAGCGACATGATGATGCTGGCCCTGGCCGGCGTGGCGGGCTTCGCGGTGGCGCTGCTGACGTTCTGGCTGCTGCAACTGGGCGGCAAGCTCATCACGTGGCGCCGTTTCTTCCGCGTGACGGAAATTCTGCTGCTGCTGCTGGCCGGTTCGCTGCTGGTGGGCGGCCTGGATCACCTGATTTCGCTGGATGTCCTGCCGACCATCGTGGACCCCGTCTGGGACAGTTCGTGGCTGTTGAGCGACAGCACCGGTTTCGGCAAGGTGCTTGCCGACTTCGCCGGCTACCGCGCCCTGCCTGCCCTGATCTCGGTCTTGTTGTGGGTGGCTTACTGGATTGTTGTCTGGGCGCTGCTGCGCTGGGTGGGCGGCAAGCCCGCCCCGGTTCCGGCGGCCCGGGGAGCATCCTGA
- the phaR gene encoding polyhydroxyalkanoate synthesis repressor PhaR: MTQAQTGASLRLIKKYPNRRLYDTRTSTYITLADVKQLVLANEEFQVVDAKSSEDLTRSILLQIILEEESGGMPMFSSNMLSQIIRFYGHAMQGIMGSYLEKNIQAFMEIQQRMAEQSKGLYGSQFGPEAWTQFMNVQTPMLQNMMNNYIDQSKNLFVQMQDQMQDQTRAMFSTFPFTPGGTPGGTPGTGRK, from the coding sequence ATGACGCAAGCACAAACCGGCGCCAGCCTGCGCCTGATTAAAAAGTACCCCAACCGTCGTTTATACGACACCCGGACCAGCACCTACATCACCCTGGCAGATGTCAAGCAACTGGTCCTGGCCAATGAAGAATTCCAGGTCGTCGACGCCAAGAGCAGCGAAGACCTCACGCGCAGCATCCTCCTGCAGATCATTCTTGAAGAGGAAAGCGGCGGCATGCCCATGTTCTCCTCGAACATGCTGTCGCAGATCATCCGTTTCTACGGCCATGCCATGCAGGGCATCATGGGTTCCTACCTGGAAAAGAACATCCAGGCATTCATGGAGATCCAGCAACGCATGGCCGAGCAGTCCAAGGGCCTGTACGGAAGCCAGTTCGGCCCCGAGGCCTGGACGCAGTTCATGAACGTGCAGACGCCCATGCTGCAGAACATGATGAACAACTACATCGACCAGAGCAAAAACCTGTTCGTGCAGATGCAGGACCAGATGCAGGATCAGACGCGTGCGATGTTCTCGACCTTCCCGTTCACGCCCGGGGGCACACCCGGCGGAACGCCCGGAACCGGACGCAAATAG
- the pgeF gene encoding peptidoglycan editing factor PgeF yields the protein MERVIAGLPVVTGPEWAGVNYFCTTRAGGVGVAPHDSLNLGRRAGDNPDAVAENRRRVRAAVPSDPLWLRQVHGSEVVDADLPDVPEEPAADASVTAQPGRVLAIMVADCLPVVIADAGGQVLGAAHAGWRGLSGGVLEHTLAAMRAKAPHASGWRAWVGPGIGPREFEVGQDVLDAFVADDPASRRYFTPRPGMAGKWLADLAGLADSRLRRAGVQEVSLSGMCTVTQADRYFSYRRDGETGRMALLAWLAPV from the coding sequence GAACTATTTCTGCACGACCCGGGCGGGCGGAGTGGGCGTGGCGCCGCATGACTCCCTGAATCTGGGCCGGCGGGCGGGCGACAACCCCGATGCCGTGGCCGAGAACCGGCGCCGAGTGCGCGCCGCCGTGCCCTCCGATCCGCTTTGGCTGCGCCAGGTCCACGGCAGCGAGGTCGTGGACGCCGACCTGCCGGATGTGCCGGAAGAACCCGCCGCGGACGCCAGCGTCACGGCTCAACCCGGGCGCGTGCTGGCCATCATGGTGGCCGATTGCCTGCCCGTGGTCATCGCCGATGCCGGCGGCCAGGTGCTGGGCGCGGCGCACGCCGGCTGGCGCGGCCTGTCGGGCGGGGTGCTGGAACATACGCTGGCCGCCATGCGCGCCAAGGCGCCGCACGCCTCGGGTTGGCGCGCGTGGGTCGGTCCGGGCATCGGTCCGCGGGAATTCGAGGTCGGGCAGGATGTGCTGGATGCCTTCGTGGCGGACGACCCGGCCAGCCGGCGCTACTTCACGCCGCGGCCCGGCATGGCCGGCAAATGGCTGGCCGACCTCGCCGGATTGGCCGATTCCCGGCTGCGGCGCGCCGGGGTACAAGAGGTGTCGCTGAGCGGGATGTGCACCGTGACCCAGGCGGACCGCTACTTTTCCTATCGGCGCGACGGCGAAACCGGGCGCATGGCTTTGCTGGCCTGGCTAGCCCCGGTTTGA
- the phbB gene encoding acetoacetyl-CoA reductase, which translates to MSGKLAYVTGGMGGIGTSICQRLAKDGFRVVAGCGPSRNYQQWLDEQAAQGYTFHASVGNVSDWDSTVEAFERVTKELGPVDVLVNNAGITRDGLFRKMTADDWRAVIDTNLNSLFNVTKQVIEGMVERQWGRIINISSVNGQKGQFGQTNYSTAKAGIHGFTMALAQEVASKGVTVNTISPGYIGTDMVRAIRPDVLEKIVATIPVRRLGTPEEIASMTSWLASDESGFSTGADFSLNGGLHMG; encoded by the coding sequence ATGAGCGGAAAACTGGCTTACGTAACAGGCGGGATGGGCGGGATTGGCACCTCTATTTGCCAGCGCTTGGCCAAGGATGGCTTTCGCGTGGTGGCAGGTTGCGGCCCCAGCCGCAACTATCAGCAATGGCTGGATGAACAGGCCGCGCAGGGCTATACGTTCCATGCATCCGTGGGTAACGTGTCCGATTGGGACTCCACGGTCGAGGCATTCGAACGGGTCACGAAAGAGCTGGGTCCGGTTGACGTGCTGGTCAACAACGCGGGGATCACCCGCGATGGGCTGTTCCGGAAAATGACAGCCGACGATTGGCGCGCGGTCATCGACACCAACCTGAACAGCCTGTTCAATGTGACCAAGCAGGTCATCGAGGGCATGGTGGAACGCCAGTGGGGGCGCATCATCAACATCAGTTCGGTGAATGGCCAGAAGGGGCAGTTCGGCCAGACCAACTACTCCACGGCGAAGGCGGGCATCCATGGTTTCACCATGGCGCTGGCGCAGGAAGTGGCCAGCAAGGGTGTCACGGTCAATACGATTTCGCCGGGCTATATCGGCACGGACATGGTCCGCGCCATCCGCCCAGACGTGCTCGAGAAGATCGTTGCCACGATTCCGGTGCGCCGCCTTGGCACGCCTGAGGAAATTGCGTCCATGACGTCCTGGCTCGCATCGGACGAGTCCGGCTTTTCGACTGGAGCGGATTTCTCGCTCAACGGCGGCCTGCACATGGGCTGA
- a CDS encoding cupredoxin domain-containing protein: MRRLLRVIAALLIGLAGVAGMAPAQADELPTFTLRFKPDGTFEPATLEVPAGRFKIELINESNEPVEFESIPLRKEKVLGPGVKSFVVITISRPGEYPFFDDFHQSVKGTLVVKPKE; the protein is encoded by the coding sequence GTGCGCCGCCTGCTTCGCGTTATTGCCGCATTGCTGATCGGCCTGGCCGGCGTAGCCGGCATGGCGCCCGCGCAGGCGGACGAGTTGCCCACGTTCACCTTGCGGTTCAAGCCGGACGGCACGTTCGAGCCAGCCACCCTGGAAGTCCCGGCGGGCCGTTTCAAGATTGAGCTCATCAACGAGAGCAATGAGCCGGTGGAATTCGAGAGCATTCCGCTGCGCAAGGAAAAAGTACTGGGACCGGGGGTGAAGTCCTTCGTGGTGATCACCATCTCGCGTCCCGGCGAGTATCCCTTTTTTGATGACTTTCACCAGAGCGTGAAAGGCACCTTGGTCGTCAAGCCCAAGGAATAA
- the phaC gene encoding class I poly(R)-hydroxyalkanoic acid synthase, with protein sequence MNANLSAAGPIPVSVAPEVLADIQAEFSREWQRLCDDARRGALAPPPDRRFSGDAWAANGSHLLLAHTYLLSARAMSRMVDAAQVSEPMRDRLRFSIMQWVDALSPSNFLALNPDAQQSIVESAGRALNEGLANLLGDVKKGRITQTDESQFEIGRNVATTPGEVVFENMLFQLIQYTPSTATVHERPLVIVPPNINKFYILDLQPENSFVRHAVAQGYTVFLISWRNPVAGDTDGVDRATWSDYLDDAVLQALRVASDITKQPQVNALGFCVGGTMLASALALAEARGEHPVASLTLLTSLLDFHDTGVLKVFVDEAHALLRDHQLGKGGLMPGRDLATTFSFLRPNELVWNYVVGNYLKGQKPPPFDLLFWNGDSTNLPGPFFSWYFRNTYLENNLKVPGRAQAAGKPLDLTRLRMPAYIFGSREDHIVPWVSAYASTQVLRGPQRFVLGASGHIAGVVNPPAKKRRSYWVADALEQAGQPLPGDPNAWFEQASEHPGSWWPDWTEWLSGHSGKQVKAREKLGNAKHRPIEPAPGRYVKVRAA encoded by the coding sequence GTGAATGCCAATCTCTCCGCCGCAGGCCCCATTCCGGTGAGCGTGGCACCGGAAGTCCTGGCTGACATCCAGGCCGAATTTTCTCGCGAATGGCAGCGCCTTTGCGACGATGCCCGGCGCGGCGCGCTGGCGCCGCCGCCAGACCGCCGGTTCTCGGGCGATGCCTGGGCCGCCAACGGTTCGCACCTGCTGCTGGCGCATACCTACCTGCTGTCGGCCCGCGCCATGTCGCGCATGGTCGATGCCGCCCAGGTCAGTGAACCCATGCGCGACCGCCTGCGCTTTTCGATCATGCAATGGGTCGATGCGCTGTCTCCGTCGAACTTCCTGGCACTGAACCCGGACGCCCAGCAATCCATCGTGGAAAGCGCCGGCCGCGCCTTGAACGAAGGCCTGGCGAACCTGCTGGGCGACGTCAAGAAGGGCCGCATCACGCAAACCGACGAGTCGCAGTTCGAGATCGGCCGCAACGTCGCCACCACGCCGGGCGAAGTGGTGTTCGAGAACATGCTGTTCCAGCTGATCCAGTACACGCCCTCGACCGCCACCGTGCACGAGCGGCCGCTGGTCATCGTGCCGCCGAACATCAACAAGTTCTACATCCTGGATCTGCAGCCCGAGAACTCCTTTGTGCGCCATGCGGTCGCGCAGGGGTACACGGTGTTCCTGATTTCGTGGCGCAACCCGGTGGCCGGCGACACCGACGGCGTGGACCGCGCCACCTGGTCCGACTACCTGGACGACGCCGTGCTGCAGGCGCTGCGCGTGGCCAGCGACATCACCAAGCAGCCGCAGGTCAACGCCCTGGGCTTCTGCGTGGGCGGCACCATGCTGGCCTCGGCGCTGGCCCTGGCCGAAGCGCGCGGCGAGCATCCCGTGGCCTCGCTGACCTTGCTGACCTCGCTGCTGGATTTCCACGACACCGGCGTCCTGAAAGTCTTCGTCGACGAGGCCCACGCGCTGCTGCGCGACCATCAGCTGGGCAAGGGCGGCTTGATGCCCGGACGCGATCTGGCCACCACGTTCTCGTTCCTGCGGCCCAACGAGCTGGTCTGGAACTACGTGGTCGGCAACTACCTGAAGGGCCAGAAGCCGCCTCCCTTCGACCTGCTGTTCTGGAACGGTGACAGCACCAATCTTCCCGGACCTTTCTTCTCCTGGTATTTCCGCAATACCTACCTCGAGAACAACCTGAAGGTGCCGGGCCGCGCGCAGGCCGCAGGCAAGCCGCTGGATCTGACGCGGCTGCGGATGCCGGCTTATATCTTCGGATCCCGCGAAGACCATATCGTGCCGTGGGTGTCCGCCTACGCATCCACGCAGGTGCTGCGCGGGCCGCAGCGTTTCGTCCTGGGCGCGTCCGGCCATATCGCCGGCGTGGTCAATCCGCCCGCCAAGAAGCGTCGCAGCTACTGGGTGGCCGACGCCCTGGAGCAGGCCGGCCAACCCTTGCCTGGCGATCCCAACGCGTGGTTCGAGCAGGCGTCGGAGCACCCGGGAAGCTGGTGGCCCGACTGGACGGAGTGGCTGTCCGGCCATTCCGGCAAGCAGGTCAAGGCGCGTGAAAAATTAGGCAATGCCAAGCACCGGCCGATCGAGCCGGCCCCTGGCAGGTACGTGAAGGTCCGGGCTGCCTGA
- a CDS encoding iron transporter: protein MIKKALALAIVALSVSAAQAAEYPIGKPVEKGGMEIGAVYLQPIEMDPPGMMRPAKDSDVHLEADIHATAGNKTGFPEGEWVPYLVVNYEIQKVGSQNVQKGTFMPMVANDGPHYGENVKLEGPGKYKLKYSILPPTADKMSHFGRHVDKETGVGPWFEPFDLEYEFVYAGTGKKGGY from the coding sequence ATGATCAAGAAAGCCTTGGCGCTGGCCATTGTTGCTTTGAGCGTGTCCGCTGCCCAAGCGGCGGAGTACCCCATCGGCAAGCCGGTAGAAAAGGGTGGCATGGAAATCGGCGCGGTCTACCTGCAGCCGATCGAAATGGATCCTCCCGGAATGATGCGTCCCGCCAAGGACTCCGACGTTCACCTTGAGGCCGACATTCACGCCACCGCCGGCAACAAGACGGGTTTCCCGGAAGGCGAGTGGGTGCCCTACCTGGTCGTGAACTATGAAATCCAGAAGGTCGGCAGCCAGAATGTGCAGAAAGGCACCTTCATGCCCATGGTCGCCAACGATGGTCCGCACTATGGCGAGAACGTCAAGCTGGAAGGCCCCGGCAAGTACAAGCTGAAGTATTCGATCCTGCCGCCGACCGCGGACAAGATGAGCCATTTCGGTCGCCATGTCGACAAGGAAACGGGCGTGGGCCCGTGGTTCGAGCCTTTCGATCTGGAATATGAATTCGTCTACGCCGGCACCGGCAAGAAGGGCGGTTACTGA